In Harmonia axyridis chromosome 6, icHarAxyr1.1, whole genome shotgun sequence, a single window of DNA contains:
- the LOC123682193 gene encoding protein transport protein Sec31A isoform X1 yields the protein MKVKDLERTANVAWSPKNCSPIYLAAGTAAQQLDASFNTNAALEIYSLNLAEPGLDLEQKCSIPSDHRFHKLIWGATSSNQGTIIGGCDSGIIKIFDASKLLNNENGLIMQQEKHNGPVHSLDFNPFQHNLFTTGASDSEIFIWDMNNLQKPMSPGSKPQPFEDVLSLSWNRQVQHILASTFASKCVIWDLRKNEPIIKLTDTVSRIRWKVVAWHPEVATQLCLASEEDHSPVVQIWDLRFATSPLKTLENHERGVLSVAWCTEDPDLLISCGKDNRILCWNPSSSQPNGEVLTEIAKTNQWNFDVVWCPKNPAIIACPNFDGHVSIYSLLGGKTQQFQTSDKIADSFPGMDGYAKAPLQAQNIAPESVDLPKPPKWMRRPVGASFGFGGKLISFENEKPSAQVQSNQNGNLSPISRTVRISQIVTEEELVKGSAEMEEVLELGNFVEYCKERADKAEDQHKKYIWHFIRAQFEENPRAEILNLLGYRIEDINNQLNEIVGKNTNKEKELCDDFSNMNRIDDFDVINNIQDEAKPIAPFKINVGNDTEGLITQALLLGNVEAAVELCLQAKRFTDAIIIAMTGGSELLARTQQKYLDQSEGYISSLISALVTDNWKSIIDNCDITSWKEALSAALTHASDEDLPHLCEKLGFRLETESQDRQELLNNAHLCYISSGNLEKLVSSWNKNVYSSTKDLRELVELIVLLQKAIERQGRHVSIQGPLSDLLSNYALILVSQGCSKEALTYLGSSQNEKLSSLRDRLLIHLGQKPAYGQPVRQQSRHSIGRQSFSNYPTYGSPNQFAQPNNQFGNVVPNQFGTTAPNQFGAKAPNQFGVPTPNQFGVPAPNQFAVSQPNQFGVPTSNYAGTQTPPFNASQGFNNDALNPQPWQVPSVPQPLQQTVTPPTKPPSIKNNNINATGAASGLPQRKYILDPSVTSNQYNSALSRNQSLPNQPMGNYNNPQQSFNSPSMYTPSLPMSPIATQGFNSTPLVPAPSSGYGSNFNAPSSFSPSQTPIAQEALDLNNRSASVAPGWNDPPTLMKSLKNQINKDMSPRHSGTKLWSKKNEVKQEAPQKMEPITHPFNEPMSQQIPLQGGWQDNVTNAPYAPNVNAMEPPRMFQPAPTDFGRPPPAFNAEFNRNAVTPSLPNDMSENRRNETPDPVIKPPLPNAHLRIQKSLDKLRDCCATACYQPQMKKKIDDIGRKLEILYDMIREDKLSPDILGSLHHLTMMIEQREYTSALDVHTQLVSGPYFAQIASFMPGLKLLVLCAIQNQVYI from the exons ATGAAAGTGAAAGATTTGGAAAGAACTGCCAATGTGGCATGGAGCCCAAAAAACTGCAGCCCTATTTATTTAGCTGCAGGAACTGCCGCGCAACAACTTGATGCCTCTTTTAATACAAACGCCGCCTTAGAAATATATTCTTTGAACTTGGCAGAGCCAGGTCTTGACTTAGAACAGAAATGCTCTATTCCTAGTGACCATAGATTTCACAAATTGATTTGGGGTGCCACTAGCTCAAATCAAGGTACAATAATTGGAGGTTGCGATAGTGGCatcatcaaaatttttgatGCTTCCAAGTTATTAAATAACGAGAATGGATTGATAATGCAACAAGAAAAACATAATGGGCCTGTACACTCTTTAGATTTTAATCCATTTCAGCATAATTTGTTCACAACGGGGGCTAGCgattctgaaatattcatttgggatatgaataatttacagAAACCCATGTCACCTG GAAGCAAACCTCAGCCGTTTGAAGATGTTTTGTCTTTATCATGGAACAGACAAGTTCAACATATTTTAGCTTCTACTTTTGCATCCAAGTGTGTAATCTGGGATCTAAGAAAAAACGAACCAATTATAAAACTCACAGATACAGTATCGAGAATAAGATGGAAAGTTGTAGCATGGCATCCAGAAGTAGCCACTCAACTCTGCTTGGCTTCAG AGGAAGATCATTCCCCTGTTGTTCAAATATGGGATTTGAGATTTGCCACATCTCCTCTGAAGACTTTGGAGAATCACGAAAGAGGTGTTCTTTCGGTGGCTTGGTGCACTGAGGACCCCGATCTTCTTATCAGTTGCGGAAAAGACAACAGAATATTATGTTGGAATCCTAGTTCAAGTCAACCTAACGGTGAAGTTTTAACCGAAATTGCTAAAACAAACCAGTGGAACTTCGATGTGGTTTGGTGTCCCAAAAATCCTGCCATTATTGCTTGTCCAAACTTTGATGGTCATGTGTCGATCTATTCTTTGTTGGGAG GTAAAACTCAGCAATTCCAAACTTCCGATAAGATAGCTGATAGCTTCCCAGGTATGGATGGCTATGCAAAAGCCCCTCTTCAAGCACAGAATATAGCGCCGGAGAGTGTAGATTTGCCTAAACCGCCCAAATGGATGAGAAGACCTGTTGGAGCAAGTTTTGGT TTTGGTGGAAAACTGATTTCCTTCGAAAACGAAAAACCCTCGGCGCAAGTTCAGTCCAACCAAAACGGGAATTTATCTCCGATATCACGAACAGTCCGTATTAGCCAAATAGTCACCGAAGAGGAATTAGTTAAAGGTTCTGCTGAAATGGAGGAAGTATTGGAATTAGGAAATTTCGTAG AATATTGTAAAGAAAGGGCTGACAAAGCTGAGGACCAACATAAAAAATACATCTGGCACTTTATCAGAGCTCAATTCGAAGAAAATCCAAGAGCGGAGATACTGAATTTGTTAGGTTATAGGATTGAAGATATAAATAACCAATTGAATGAGATCGTTGGCAAAAATACGAACAAAGAGAAAGAATTATGCGatgatttttcaaatatgaaCAGA atCGACGATTTTGATGTTATAAATAACATTCAAGATGAGGCGAAACCTATCGCCCCTTTCAAAATCAATGTAGGAAATG atACAGAGGGTTTGATAACACAAGCTCTATTACTGGGAAATGTAGAAGCAGCAGTGGAATTGTGTCTACAAGCAAAACGATTCACTGATGCCATAATAATAGCTATGACAG GAGGTTCAGAGTTATTGGCACGAACACAACAGAAATATCTAGATCAAAGCGAAGGTTACATATCTTCCCTGATATCTGCGTTAGTTACAGATAACTGGAAATCTATTATCGATAATTGTGATATAACAAGCTGGAAAGAAGCACTATCCGCTGCTTTAACTCATGCTTCCGACGAGGATCTGCCTCATCTATGCG AAAAACTGGGATTCAGACTAGAAACGGAATCCCAAGATCGACAGGAGTTACTGAACAACGCGCATTTATGTTACATAAGTTCGGGAAATCTCGAGAAATTGGTCAGTTCATGGAACAAGAATGTGTATAGTTCGACAAAAGATCTCAGAGAGCTGGTGGAACTTATTGTTCTATTACAGAAAGCAATAGAAAGACAAGGCCGTCATGTTTCG ATACAAGGACCTTTAAGCGATTTATTGTCGAACTACGCTTTGATTTTGGTTTCCCAAGGTTGTTCCAAAGAAGCCTTAACATACTTAGGTTCGTCTCAAAACGAAAAACTGAGTTCTTTGAGAGACAGGTTGTTGATTCATTTGGGACAGAAACCGGCTTACGGGCAGCCAGTTAGGCAACAAAGTCGTCACAGCATAGGAAGACAATCCTTCTCCAACTACCCTACTTACGGTTCCCCTAATCAGTTTGCTCAACCGAACAATCAATTTGGCAACGTGGTTCCTAACCAGTTTGGTACCACTGCGCCAAATCAATTCGGAGCGAAGGCACCAAAtcagttcggagtaccaacaccAAACCAGTTTGGGGTTCCGGCTCCGAACCAGTTTGCTGTATCCCAACCAAATCAGTTCGGAGTTCCAACTTCCAATTATGCAG GTACGCAAACTCCACCGTTCAATGCAAGTCAAGGTTTTAACAATGACGCTCTCAACCCTCAACCGTGGCAAGTTCCAAGTGTGCCACAACCTTTACAACAAACAGTTACACCTCCTACAAAACCACCTAgtattaagaataataatattaacgCAACTG GTGCTGCTTCTGGTCTACCGCAAAGGAAATATATATTGGATCCGTCTGTAACTTCGAACCAATATAACAGTGCCTTGTCAAGGAATCAAAGTCTCCCAAATCAACCAATGGGAAATTATAACAATCCTCAACAATCTTTCAATAGTCCATCTATGTACACTCCTTCTTTGCCCATGTCACCAATCGCAACGCAAGGATTCAACTCTACACCATTAGTACCAGCGCCTTCTAGCGGATATGGAAGTAATTTCAATGCGCCATCTTCTTTTTCACCCAGTCAAACACCGATAGCTCAAGAAGCATTGGATCTAAATAATAGATCAGCATCTGTGGCACCTGGTTGGAATGATCCCCCAACTTTAatgaaaagtttgaaaaatcaG ATAAACAAAGACATGTCTCCGAGACACTCGGGTACCAAGTTGTGGAGTAAAAAAAATGAG GTCAAACAAGAGGCCCCACAAAAAATGGAACCTATAACTCATCCATTCAATGAACCTATGAGTCAGCAAATACCACTTCAAGGTGGCTGGCAGGACAATGTCACCAATGCCCCCTATGCCCCCAATGTCAACGCTATGGAGCCTCCCAGAATGTTCCAACCTGCGCCCACTGACTTTGGAAGACCACCACCGGCCTTCAATGCAGAATTCAATAGGAACGCAGTCACCCCAAGTCTTCCCAACGATATGTCAGAAAACAGAAGAAACGAGACACCTGATCCTGTTATCAAACCACCCTTGCCAAACGCGCATTTACGCATACAGAAATCTCTGGATAAATTGAGAGACTGCTGTGCTACAGCCTGTTATCAACCG caaATGAAGAAGAAGATAGATGATATTGGAAGAAAATTAGAGATACTTTACGACATGATTCGTGAAGACAAG CTTTCCCCTGATATATTAGGCTCGCTTCATCACCTGACGATGATGATCGAGCAAAGGGAATATACATCTGCTCTTGATGTTCACACGCAATTGGTGTCTGGACCGTATTTTGCACAGATAGCAAGTTTTATGCCAGGATTGAAACTTCTTGTATTATGTGCTATCCAGAATCAAGTGTATATTTAA
- the LOC123682193 gene encoding protein transport protein Sec31A isoform X2, with product MKVKDLERTANVAWSPKNCSPIYLAAGTAAQQLDASFNTNAALEIYSLNLAEPGLDLEQKCSIPSDHRFHKLIWGATSSNQGTIIGGCDSGIIKIFDASKLLNNENGLIMQQEKHNGPVHSLDFNPFQHNLFTTGASDSEIFIWDMNNLQKPMSPGSKPQPFEDVLSLSWNRQVQHILASTFASKCVIWDLRKNEPIIKLTDTVSRIRWKVVAWHPEVATQLCLASEEDHSPVVQIWDLRFATSPLKTLENHERGVLSVAWCTEDPDLLISCGKDNRILCWNPSSSQPNGEVLTEIAKTNQWNFDVVWCPKNPAIIACPNFDGHVSIYSLLGGKTQQFQTSDKIADSFPGMDGYAKAPLQAQNIAPESVDLPKPPKWMRRPVGASFGFGGKLISFENEKPSAQVQSNQNGNLSPISRTVRISQIVTEEELVKGSAEMEEVLELGNFVEYCKERADKAEDQHKKYIWHFIRAQFEENPRAEILNLLGYRIEDINNQLNEIVGKNTNKEKELCDDFSNMNRIDDFDVINNIQDEAKPIAPFKINVGNDTEGLITQALLLGNVEAAVELCLQAKRFTDAIIIAMTGGSELLARTQQKYLDQSEGYISSLISALVTDNWKSIIDNCDITSWKEALSAALTHASDEDLPHLCEKLGFRLETESQDRQELLNNAHLCYISSGNLEKLVSSWNKNVYSSTKDLRELVELIVLLQKAIERQGRHVSIQGPLSDLLSNYALILVSQGCSKEALTYLGSSQNEKLSSLRDRLLIHLGQKPAYGQPVRQQSRHSIGRQSFSNYPTYGSPNQFAQPNNQFGNVVPNQFGTTAPNQFGAKAPNQFGVPTPNQFGVPAPNQFAVSQPNQFGVPTSNYAGTQTPPFNASQGFNNDALNPQPWQVPSVPQPLQQTVTPPTKPPSIKNNNINATGAASGLPQRKYILDPSVTSNQYNSALSRNQSLPNQPMGNYNNPQQSFNSPSMYTPSLPMSPIATQGFNSTPLVPAPSSGYGSNFNAPSSFSPSQTPIAQEALDLNNRSASVAPGWNDPPTLMKSLKNQVKQEAPQKMEPITHPFNEPMSQQIPLQGGWQDNVTNAPYAPNVNAMEPPRMFQPAPTDFGRPPPAFNAEFNRNAVTPSLPNDMSENRRNETPDPVIKPPLPNAHLRIQKSLDKLRDCCATACYQPQMKKKIDDIGRKLEILYDMIREDKLSPDILGSLHHLTMMIEQREYTSALDVHTQLVSGPYFAQIASFMPGLKLLVLCAIQNQVYI from the exons ATGAAAGTGAAAGATTTGGAAAGAACTGCCAATGTGGCATGGAGCCCAAAAAACTGCAGCCCTATTTATTTAGCTGCAGGAACTGCCGCGCAACAACTTGATGCCTCTTTTAATACAAACGCCGCCTTAGAAATATATTCTTTGAACTTGGCAGAGCCAGGTCTTGACTTAGAACAGAAATGCTCTATTCCTAGTGACCATAGATTTCACAAATTGATTTGGGGTGCCACTAGCTCAAATCAAGGTACAATAATTGGAGGTTGCGATAGTGGCatcatcaaaatttttgatGCTTCCAAGTTATTAAATAACGAGAATGGATTGATAATGCAACAAGAAAAACATAATGGGCCTGTACACTCTTTAGATTTTAATCCATTTCAGCATAATTTGTTCACAACGGGGGCTAGCgattctgaaatattcatttgggatatgaataatttacagAAACCCATGTCACCTG GAAGCAAACCTCAGCCGTTTGAAGATGTTTTGTCTTTATCATGGAACAGACAAGTTCAACATATTTTAGCTTCTACTTTTGCATCCAAGTGTGTAATCTGGGATCTAAGAAAAAACGAACCAATTATAAAACTCACAGATACAGTATCGAGAATAAGATGGAAAGTTGTAGCATGGCATCCAGAAGTAGCCACTCAACTCTGCTTGGCTTCAG AGGAAGATCATTCCCCTGTTGTTCAAATATGGGATTTGAGATTTGCCACATCTCCTCTGAAGACTTTGGAGAATCACGAAAGAGGTGTTCTTTCGGTGGCTTGGTGCACTGAGGACCCCGATCTTCTTATCAGTTGCGGAAAAGACAACAGAATATTATGTTGGAATCCTAGTTCAAGTCAACCTAACGGTGAAGTTTTAACCGAAATTGCTAAAACAAACCAGTGGAACTTCGATGTGGTTTGGTGTCCCAAAAATCCTGCCATTATTGCTTGTCCAAACTTTGATGGTCATGTGTCGATCTATTCTTTGTTGGGAG GTAAAACTCAGCAATTCCAAACTTCCGATAAGATAGCTGATAGCTTCCCAGGTATGGATGGCTATGCAAAAGCCCCTCTTCAAGCACAGAATATAGCGCCGGAGAGTGTAGATTTGCCTAAACCGCCCAAATGGATGAGAAGACCTGTTGGAGCAAGTTTTGGT TTTGGTGGAAAACTGATTTCCTTCGAAAACGAAAAACCCTCGGCGCAAGTTCAGTCCAACCAAAACGGGAATTTATCTCCGATATCACGAACAGTCCGTATTAGCCAAATAGTCACCGAAGAGGAATTAGTTAAAGGTTCTGCTGAAATGGAGGAAGTATTGGAATTAGGAAATTTCGTAG AATATTGTAAAGAAAGGGCTGACAAAGCTGAGGACCAACATAAAAAATACATCTGGCACTTTATCAGAGCTCAATTCGAAGAAAATCCAAGAGCGGAGATACTGAATTTGTTAGGTTATAGGATTGAAGATATAAATAACCAATTGAATGAGATCGTTGGCAAAAATACGAACAAAGAGAAAGAATTATGCGatgatttttcaaatatgaaCAGA atCGACGATTTTGATGTTATAAATAACATTCAAGATGAGGCGAAACCTATCGCCCCTTTCAAAATCAATGTAGGAAATG atACAGAGGGTTTGATAACACAAGCTCTATTACTGGGAAATGTAGAAGCAGCAGTGGAATTGTGTCTACAAGCAAAACGATTCACTGATGCCATAATAATAGCTATGACAG GAGGTTCAGAGTTATTGGCACGAACACAACAGAAATATCTAGATCAAAGCGAAGGTTACATATCTTCCCTGATATCTGCGTTAGTTACAGATAACTGGAAATCTATTATCGATAATTGTGATATAACAAGCTGGAAAGAAGCACTATCCGCTGCTTTAACTCATGCTTCCGACGAGGATCTGCCTCATCTATGCG AAAAACTGGGATTCAGACTAGAAACGGAATCCCAAGATCGACAGGAGTTACTGAACAACGCGCATTTATGTTACATAAGTTCGGGAAATCTCGAGAAATTGGTCAGTTCATGGAACAAGAATGTGTATAGTTCGACAAAAGATCTCAGAGAGCTGGTGGAACTTATTGTTCTATTACAGAAAGCAATAGAAAGACAAGGCCGTCATGTTTCG ATACAAGGACCTTTAAGCGATTTATTGTCGAACTACGCTTTGATTTTGGTTTCCCAAGGTTGTTCCAAAGAAGCCTTAACATACTTAGGTTCGTCTCAAAACGAAAAACTGAGTTCTTTGAGAGACAGGTTGTTGATTCATTTGGGACAGAAACCGGCTTACGGGCAGCCAGTTAGGCAACAAAGTCGTCACAGCATAGGAAGACAATCCTTCTCCAACTACCCTACTTACGGTTCCCCTAATCAGTTTGCTCAACCGAACAATCAATTTGGCAACGTGGTTCCTAACCAGTTTGGTACCACTGCGCCAAATCAATTCGGAGCGAAGGCACCAAAtcagttcggagtaccaacaccAAACCAGTTTGGGGTTCCGGCTCCGAACCAGTTTGCTGTATCCCAACCAAATCAGTTCGGAGTTCCAACTTCCAATTATGCAG GTACGCAAACTCCACCGTTCAATGCAAGTCAAGGTTTTAACAATGACGCTCTCAACCCTCAACCGTGGCAAGTTCCAAGTGTGCCACAACCTTTACAACAAACAGTTACACCTCCTACAAAACCACCTAgtattaagaataataatattaacgCAACTG GTGCTGCTTCTGGTCTACCGCAAAGGAAATATATATTGGATCCGTCTGTAACTTCGAACCAATATAACAGTGCCTTGTCAAGGAATCAAAGTCTCCCAAATCAACCAATGGGAAATTATAACAATCCTCAACAATCTTTCAATAGTCCATCTATGTACACTCCTTCTTTGCCCATGTCACCAATCGCAACGCAAGGATTCAACTCTACACCATTAGTACCAGCGCCTTCTAGCGGATATGGAAGTAATTTCAATGCGCCATCTTCTTTTTCACCCAGTCAAACACCGATAGCTCAAGAAGCATTGGATCTAAATAATAGATCAGCATCTGTGGCACCTGGTTGGAATGATCCCCCAACTTTAatgaaaagtttgaaaaatcaG GTCAAACAAGAGGCCCCACAAAAAATGGAACCTATAACTCATCCATTCAATGAACCTATGAGTCAGCAAATACCACTTCAAGGTGGCTGGCAGGACAATGTCACCAATGCCCCCTATGCCCCCAATGTCAACGCTATGGAGCCTCCCAGAATGTTCCAACCTGCGCCCACTGACTTTGGAAGACCACCACCGGCCTTCAATGCAGAATTCAATAGGAACGCAGTCACCCCAAGTCTTCCCAACGATATGTCAGAAAACAGAAGAAACGAGACACCTGATCCTGTTATCAAACCACCCTTGCCAAACGCGCATTTACGCATACAGAAATCTCTGGATAAATTGAGAGACTGCTGTGCTACAGCCTGTTATCAACCG caaATGAAGAAGAAGATAGATGATATTGGAAGAAAATTAGAGATACTTTACGACATGATTCGTGAAGACAAG CTTTCCCCTGATATATTAGGCTCGCTTCATCACCTGACGATGATGATCGAGCAAAGGGAATATACATCTGCTCTTGATGTTCACACGCAATTGGTGTCTGGACCGTATTTTGCACAGATAGCAAGTTTTATGCCAGGATTGAAACTTCTTGTATTATGTGCTATCCAGAATCAAGTGTATATTTAA
- the LOC123682195 gene encoding protein aveugle, whose protein sequence is MVEETLTSSNKPKVKTNRPKAVYSWSVADVLKWLERHCGEYYNNYAADFVKHEVTGRTLLRINDNSLLRLGITDVQHREAIWRQILKLRLKTDIMEIRDIQKRNTNNMFYDYSIA, encoded by the exons ATGGTTGAAGAAACGCTTACTTCATCAAACAAACCAAAG gtcaaaacCAACAGGCCAAAAGCTGTATACTCTTGGAGTGTTGCTGATGTTTTAAAATGGTTGGAAAGACATTGTGGTGAATACTACAATAATTATGCTGCTGATTTTGTGAAGCACGAAGTCACAGGTAGAACACTTTTGAGGATAAATGATAACTCGTTACTTAGACTGGGTATAACAGATGTCCAACACAGAGAAGCTATTTGGaggcaaattttgaaattgagattAAAAACTGACATAATGGAGATAAGGGACATACAAAAACGAAATACTAACAACATGTTTTATGATTATTCCATAGCGTAA
- the LOC123682194 gene encoding putative inorganic phosphate cotransporter encodes MKCYSARYCTAILLSLGLAIVYGLKVNYHVAVVAMVNHTALAILDGKNVTEEESGEDGPFEWSHFIQGIQLSAYFWGYMISEIPGGRVAEVYSAKWTMFVAVGVNVVFTLLVPLLSSISAYAIVVMRVMVGLAGGISFPGTHVLLARWSPPKERSLMSSIAYCGTAAGTVIFTLISGPIANGLGWQFIFYIEGGISALWLIVWSILGADFPEKQRFMSAEEKEFMVNAFKEEGGGGEHGTLKVPWKAVFSSAPFWAIIIAHLCSNWGWYMVLTELPTYMKNVLNFKIKENALLSALPYFCMFIFSLTLGKCIDILRSKELISTTVGRKIATGIASIVPGFCFAALCFITEPIVAVILMTVSITGIGGMYCGFLSNHIDLSPNFAGTLMAITNTIASIPGILVPLFVGWLCEEDSSISSWRIVFYVTIVLYIIEVIVYLILGSGDEQPWNRAA; translated from the exons ATGA AATGCTATTCAGCTCGATATTGCACGGCAATTTTGCTTTCCCTTGGTCTTGCAATAGTATATGGACTCAAAGTGAATTACCATGTAGCAGTAGTGGCTATGGTGAACCATACTGCTTTAGCAATACTAGATGGAAAAAACGTTACTGAAGAAGAAAGCGGCGAA GATGGCCCATTTGAATGGAGTCATTTCATTCAAGGAATCCAACTCAGCGCTTATTTCTGGGGTTACATGATATCAGAAATACCAGGAGGAAGAGTTGCTGAAGTCTACAGTGCCAAATGGACTATGTTCGTAGCAGTTGGCGTCAACGTAGTTTTCACTTTGCTAGTCCCTTTGCTGTCTTCAATATCTGCCTATGCTATTGTCGTAATGCGAGTAATGGTAGGCTTGGCTGGTGGAATATCTTTTCCTGGGACTCACGTACTCTTAGCTCGGTGGTCGCCTCCCAAAGAGAGGAGTCTAATGAGTTCAATCGCTTATTGCGGTACTGCCGCAGGCACTGTT ATTTTCACCTTGATAAGCGGGCCTATAGCTAATGGACTGGGGTggcaatttattttttatattgaaggggGAATAAGTGCCTTGTGGCTCATAGTATGGTCTATTTTGGGAGCAGATTTTCCTGAAAAACAGAGATTTATGTCCGCTGAAGAGAAGGAATTTATGGTTAATGCATTCAAAGAGGAAGGAGGTGGAGGAGAGCATGGA ACTTTGAAAGTGCCATGGAAAGCTGTATTCAGTTCAGCTCCTTTCTGGGCAATCATTATTGCGCATCTCTGTTCAAATTGGGGATGGTACATGGTTCTGACAGAACTGCCAACTTACATGAAGAATGTACTAAATTTCAAGATCAAGGAGAATGCATTGCTCAGTGCCTTACCTTATTTTTGCATGTTCATTTTCAG CTTAACCCTTGGAAAATGTATCGATATTTTGAGAAGCAAAGAACTCATTTCAACGACAGTTGGTAGGAAAATAGCGACAGGTATAGCAAGCATTGTTCCTGGATTTTGTTTCGCTGCCCTTTGCTTTATAACGGAACCCATCGTAGCTGTTATATTGATGACAGTATCAATAACAGGTATTGGTGGCATGTACTGTGGTTTTCTATCAAACCACATTGACTTATCGCCAAATTTTGCTGGAACTCTGATGGCGATAACCAATACGATAGCTTCTATTCCAGGAATACTGGTCCCTTTATTTGTTGGATGGCTGTGCGAGGAAGAT TCGAGTATTTCTTCATGGAGGATTGTATTTTATGTGACCATTGTCCTGTACATAATAGAAGTtattgtttatttgatattggGTTCTGGTGATGAACAACCCTGGAATAGAGCagcataa